The Humulus lupulus chromosome 3, drHumLupu1.1, whole genome shotgun sequence genome window below encodes:
- the LOC133820910 gene encoding uncharacterized protein LOC133820910, producing MPRKRLPIFHKVSKMLKVSIFVAKMRKPIIPKLVVFMKSQKLRNFKVKLLQNQKYYNYGYITAYEFSPSKTRPLIGYQRKQLGNGISLERVCSKLFLCRCLGNNFPAEGGDYGDCSLQLEALPAVDEEVKVKCGALDWGDDEEEESEEEVEEEDGSIDLRAERFIERFYEDMKMQRQVSL from the coding sequence ATGCCTAGGAAGAGATTGCCCATCTTTCACAAAGTCTCAAAAATGCTCAAAGTTTCAATCTTTGTGGCGAAAATGAGAAAACCCATTATTCCTAAGCTTGTTGTGTTCATGAAATCACAGAAGCTGAGGAATTTCAAGGTCAAGCTTCTTCAGaatcagaagtattacaattatGGGTACATTACAGCTTACGAGTTCTCTCCTTCTAAGACTCGTCCTCTTATTGGGTACCAAAGAAAGCAGCTTGGGAATGGAATAAGCCTCGAACGAGTGTGTTCAAAGCTCTTTCTTTGCAGATGTTTGGGTAATAATTTTCCAGCCGAAGGAGGAGACTACGGGGATTGTTCTCTGCAACTTGAAGCTCTGCCAGCCGTTGATGAAGAAGTCAAAGTCAAATGTGGGGCGTTGGATTGGGGGGACGATGAAGAGGAAGAATCTGAAGAAGAAGTCGAAGAAGAAGATGGTTCGATTGATTTACGAGCTGAGAGGTTTATCGAAAGGTTTTATGAAGATATGAAAATGCAGAGGCAGGTGTCACTATGA